Part of the Bacteriovorax stolpii genome, AAAAATCTTCATCCTTACTAATGAGAACAAAACTTTTTCTAAGGGTGACTTCATCTCTCTTCTTTTGGCCAATAAATTAGTTTGTCGCGCTTTAGTTGCAAAAACAAATGATGAGGCCATGTCGGGAATTAAAATTGTTAAAATTTACAATGTAAATTTATGGAAACAACTCAATCAGGGAAAAGAAGTTTTAGTGCTAAAAGGTGACGATAGTTACTATAGCAACTTAGAAAAGGCCCCTAAAGAGACTGCCGAAAAAGCGAAAAATGATCTCAAGGTCCAGGACGAAGATGACCTCTTTAACTCGACGACACTCAATGATGATGACTTATCTCTGGAAGAGACATCTAAACGTTTAATTAAAACTGACAACCTACTCTCTGCCGGTGTTGGCTTAATTGCCGGAAAAGATGATCAAGGTGCAAGCAAGCGCTACACACACTTCAATGCCTCATGGGGATACCAACTAAGTGATAATATCTGGGCTGAGCTGGGTGCAGGAATGAACACGATCAATGATTACCCATCAACAGGGTTAGATACCCGTATGGTGAACATCACTGGGAAATTTAAATACACTTTCAATGCACCTTTCTATAGCTACATCATGCCTTACGTCGGCTACCAGGTCATTAATGTCGATTCTCCGGGGGCCGGAGTAGATGACGGAACAACAACGGCTGCACAAAGAGAAAATGAACTGGCCTTAGTTGATGATTTAAAAAAGAGTTCTGTTATTTTCGGTGTCACTGTTCTAAAAAGGATTGTACCTGGTTGGTTTATTAGGGCCGACCTAGGAAGCGATATTATTAGCGGTGGTATGACTCTTGAATTCTAAAATACTTCTTCTTTCTCTTATTTCAATCACACTTTCAAGCTGTGGAGTAAAAGCTCCGCCTGTGCAGTATCCAGATACCAGCGTGGATTCTTACATTCGCGAATACACCGGAACAACTGAGCTCACACCAGAAGAAATTGAACGCACAAAAGATAAACCACCAGTCTCCAGTGTTGAAGACCAGGTCCGTCCAAACACTGAGACGGAAGACAGCAAGAAAACGACAAAATAATCATGTCACTTTTTATTGCGACAGGATCAAATCTCGGCGAGCGCAAAACCCATCTGGAAGAAGCGCGCAATCTACTTTCCCAAAAGCTCACATTCATAGCTGAAAGCCGAATTTATGAAAGCCCGGCCGTGGATTATCTCAATCAACCAGACTTTTATAATCAAGTATTAGAATTTAAACTTCCTGCGGATTCGCCAGAGAGCATCATGGATTTCCTTCTGGAAACAGAAAAATTCATGGGAAGAAATCGCACCATACCAAAGGGGCCCAGGATCATCGACCTCGACATTCTTTTTTGGAGTGATCTGACAATTGAAAGTGAGAAACTTACTTTGCCTCACCCTCGCCTTTTCACCAGAAGCTTTGTTGTCCTTCCATTATCTGAGCTTCCAGGTTTTAAACTTTTGCAAAAAAAATTTCCTTTCACATTCACCTTCGACAATACTGCCTCTCCTATTTCCTGATTGACCAAAATCGCTTTCGGGAAGTAAAATTATCTAGATCAAAATCTCTCAAGATCATCTAAGATCACCAAGGAAAATCTATGGATTTCAACCTGACGAATGACCAACTCGAGATCAAAGATCTCGCCATGAAGTTTGCTAAAAACGAAATGATGCCAAAGGCATCTGAGTTTGATGAAAAAGCGACAATGCCTTTAGATATTTTAAGAAAGGCATGGGAGCTTGGATTAGTGAACACTTGTATCCCTGCCGAATACGGTGGAAACGGTTTTACTGCTATTGATTCGATGATTATCACTGAAGCCTTAGCTTATGGCTGTATGGGGATGAATACATCTATCATGGCCAATGACCTGGCCCTTCTTCCCATCGTGATTGGTGGAAATGATGAACAGAAAAAAAGATTTCTCACACCATTTACTCAAGACTATAAAATCGCCGCCTTCTGCTTAACAGAGCCAGGAAATGGTTCTGATGCCGGTGGAATCAAAACACTGATTAAAGAAGACGGTGACGACGTTGTGATCAACGGAAACAAAATGTGGATCACCAATGCCGGATACGCTGATCTGTTTGTTTTATACGGGACAACTGACCCTGCTTTAAAACACAAAGGGATTACGGCCGTAGTTATTGAAAAAGGAACTCCGGGTATCGAAGTCGGCAAAAAAGAAGACAAGATGGGTCATCGCTGTTCGGATACGAGGGCTGTAACTTTCAATAACGTGCGCGTCCCAAAGAAAAATATTTTAGGCGGCCTGAATCAAGGCTGGAAAATTGCCATGAAAACTCTAGATCACTCTAGACCCATGGTAGCTTCAAGTGCGGTCGGTGGTGCGCAATGTGCGTTTGACCACGCTGTAAAATATGCGAAAGAGCGCGTGCAGTTCAATGTCCCTATTGCCAATCATCAAGCAATTCAATTTATGATTGCAGATATGGCCATGAAGATTGAAGCTTCAAGACTTCTGGTTCATAAGGCGGCATGGCTTTTAGATAACAATCTTCCCAATACGCAGCTAGCGTCTTACTCTAAGGCGTTTGCGGCCGATTCGTGTATGCAAATAGCGACGGATGCGGTACAAATTTATGGTGGATATGGATACAGCAAAGAGTATCCCGTCGAAAAAATCATGCGAGACGCGAAACTCATCCAGCTCTACGAAGGCACATCTCAAATTCAGCGATTAGTTATAGCTAAAGAAATATTTACCAGGTAATTACCCCAGGAGAATTTATATATGAATATTTTCGTTTGCGTAAAACAAGTACCAGACACAGAAACAAAGATTGTTCCATCTGGTGACGGATCATTTATTGAAACTAGTTCAATTAAATGGATTATGAACCCTTATGATGAATTTGCTGTAGAGCAAGCTCTTCTTGTTCAAGCAGCTAACGCTGGTTCAACTGTAACAGTTGTTCGCGTTGGAAGTGTAAAAGACACTGAAGCTCTAAGAACAGCTATGGCCATGGGAGCTGACGATGCTTTCCTGGTTGAAGCAGCTGATAACTTAGATTCTTATATGATCGCTAAAGCTCTAAAAGGCGCGATTGAAAAATCTGGAAAAACTCCAGACCTTATCCTTTCTGGTAAACAAGCTATCGACGATGACTGTCTTCAGGTTCCTCAAATCCTTGCAACAATGCTTAACCTTCCATCGGTTTCAGTAGTTGTTGGATACGAAGGTTCTGCTACAGATATCACTGTAAAACGTGAAGTTGAAGGTGGAGCTCTTGAAGTTTACGGTGTTAAACTTCCAGCAATGATCGCTTGTAACAAAGGGATCAACACTCCAAGATACGCTTCTCTTCCAGGGATCATGAAAGCGAAGAAAAAACCTCTTACAACTCTATCTCTTGCTGACGTTGGTGTTTCTGACGCTGATAAGAGAGTGAAGTATTCTAACTTCCAACTCCCACCAGAAAAACCACCTGGGAAGAAATTCGATGCAACTGATGCTGCTAAACAAGCTCAAGTTGTAAAAGATGTTGTTGGTCTGCTTAGAACTGAAGCAAAAGTAATTTAATTAATTTAAGAGGATTTTATGGCTAAAATTTTAGTATTCACAGAACTTCACGGATCACATGTTAAAGGTGTGACTTTAGAAATCTTAGGAAAGCTTGCCGGCCACACTGTTGATGTTGCAGCTATTGGAGCAATCCCTGCTGAAGCCATTGCCGACCTGGCAAAATTCGGAGCAGCTAATGTTCACTCTCTAAAGGGTGCAAATTTAGAGAAGTACACTCCAGAAGGATATGCAAACGCACTTAAAGGATTTATCGCTGGTGGATCTTACGACTACGTTTTTGCTGGAGCAACTTCACTTGGAAAAGACCTTCTTCCACGTGTTGCTACTATGTTTGATGCAGGTATGGCATCTGAAGTAACAAACTTCATTATGGAAGGCGACAAATTCGCTGGAACTCGCCCGCTATTTGCTGGTAAGTGTTTCGCGAAAGTTGAACTTCAAGGACCAAAACCACACTTCGTAACAGTTAGACCAAACGCTCTTGGAATGAACGCTAACCCAACAGCTGGGGCGGCTAGCGTAAAAGAAGATGCAGTTGATGCTGGGGCCATCCGCGCGATGATCAAAGACATCGTAAAAGGTGCTTCTGAAAAGCTAGACTTAACTGAAGCAAACATTATCGTATCTGGTGGACGTGCAATGAAAGACGCTGCTAACTTCAAAATCCTTGAAGAAATGGCAAACGTTATTGGTGCAACAGTTGGTGCTTCACGTGCCGCTGTAGACTCAGGATTTGCTCCACATGCAATGCAAGTTGGACAAACTGGTAAGACAGTTGCTCCTTCTCTATACATCGCTTGTGGTATCTCTGGAGCGATCCAACACTTAGCTGGTATGAGAACATCGAAAGTTATCGTGGCGATCAACACTGATCCAGATGCCCCGATCTTCACAAAAGCTGACTACGGAATTGTTGGTGACCTTTTCACAATCGTTCCAATCATGACTCAAGAATTTAAAAACTTGCTTGGTAAGTAATAAATGAAAGGCCCCGAAAGGGGCCTTTTTTATTTTTGTAGCTTATCCACAACGCCTTTTCGAATGTTATCAATCGAGCGAAGCGAGAAAAATTCCTGAGTGCTAAATTTAATTTTAAACTCGTTTTGAAAAGCAATTAACAACTCAACATAAATCACCGATTCAATCTGCCTGTCGCCTTTGGTATAAGCTTCCAGGCCACTGCCCAAAACAGAATGAAAGATATCTTCAATACGCTTATTTACTTCAGCTTCATTCATTACTTCTTCTCCGGCACATTGAAATATAGCTCGCTAATTTTAGAGGCGATCAGCTCATGAACCCAGGTTTTTGAGTGGGAACCATCGTGAAAGACATCTCCAAAGCTCAGATGATTTTGATTTTTTACTCTGCTAATATCACCAGAAATATCAAGCAATTGCACTTTTCCATCCTCGCGATGAAAAACGGAAAGCTCTTCCAGGTGTTTTGTGATTTTAGAAAATGCCGGGATCAATAAAACGTTTTGATCATGATTCGGGAACATTTCTGCCGTGAACTTATTAATTAAAATAAGTTCATCAGTTGTATAATCTTCCATATACTCTTTTTCCCAAACGCTTACATCTCTGCCTATGGCCAAAAAACCTCTTTTTAAATCATCGAAAAATTCATGATAAAACATTCTTGTTAAATAAAGCTGAACCTCGGCCCCTCTGTCGCATTTTAAGGTTTGTGTAATCATTTTGACTCTATCTTGAGGCCCTTTAATAAAAGAAAGTTTTAAGGCTTCCTGATATTTTTTTATGCAAGGATTCGGAATAAATTTTGATTCTCCCAAGTTTGTTTCCAATAGGCCTCTACAAATAAACTTCTCATGTATTCTTTGCCCTCGGCTTGGATAGAGTATATCTCTTAACCCATCTTTGGCGCACAACTCGACAACCTGAAAGTAGTTATAACCTTCAAAGATATCGACACTTCTCATGAAAAATAAATTTTCTAAAACAATCAGATCTATTTTTGAAACGTTCTGGCGTGCAAACTTCAACAAGGCTTTTGCCTGAGCAATATTAAAAAGAGAAATGGATGAAAGGTTCAGAACATTGGCCTGATACTTTAAGAGATCTGCATAACTATTTCGGACGGGTTCAGCTTCCTGATCATTAAATGAATAAAGAGAAGTTGATCGGCCGATTATGACAATAGTCTTTTTGGCTTGGTCATAATTCTTTTGAAACTCTTTAAAACTTGTTTCTGCTTCTGCCAGGACATCATTTATTGAAGAATTTTCATAATAGTAAGAATTCAAAGTACTCCCACCAAAAGCGACAAGAAGCGCGATTATAACCAGAATGAATGTCTTACTCCAAAGCTTCATCTAAAATCCCTGGTATAAAAAGCGGTAGTTGATCTGTGGAGAAAGCAGTGAAAACGTCACAAAAATTCCAAAAACAAGCCAGATCAATCGCTGGGGCTTAGAGACTTCTTCAAATCTTAAGCGCAGCTTCTCTCCATAAAAGACCAATACATATTCAAAGATCATAAAGAGCGGAATGACCCAGAAAACAATCGAAAGAATGTTAAGACCACTAATATAATCTGTCGCAAACCACGTCTCGGTTTTTAAAAAGGCCTTCACAATTTCAAAAAAAGTTGCGGAATCTGGAGAAAGTAGCAGAAACGAAGGCATAAAAATCAGGAAGAAATAAAGTCCAAAGCGCGACATGATCATTTTCCATTTCGGCGCAGGAGGGGCCAGACGGTTTTTCTTCATAAAGTAAGTGCTGGCCGCAACCGCAACACCATTAATAAAGCCATAGAGAATATAATTAATATGGTCTCCATGCCAGAGACCAA contains:
- a CDS encoding acyl-CoA dehydrogenase family protein; this translates as MDFNLTNDQLEIKDLAMKFAKNEMMPKASEFDEKATMPLDILRKAWELGLVNTCIPAEYGGNGFTAIDSMIITEALAYGCMGMNTSIMANDLALLPIVIGGNDEQKKRFLTPFTQDYKIAAFCLTEPGNGSDAGGIKTLIKEDGDDVVINGNKMWITNAGYADLFVLYGTTDPALKHKGITAVVIEKGTPGIEVGKKEDKMGHRCSDTRAVTFNNVRVPKKNILGGLNQGWKIAMKTLDHSRPMVASSAVGGAQCAFDHAVKYAKERVQFNVPIANHQAIQFMIADMAMKIEASRLLVHKAAWLLDNNLPNTQLASYSKAFAADSCMQIATDAVQIYGGYGYSKEYPVEKIMRDAKLIQLYEGTSQIQRLVIAKEIFTR
- the folK gene encoding 2-amino-4-hydroxy-6-hydroxymethyldihydropteridine diphosphokinase — encoded protein: MSLFIATGSNLGERKTHLEEARNLLSQKLTFIAESRIYESPAVDYLNQPDFYNQVLEFKLPADSPESIMDFLLETEKFMGRNRTIPKGPRIIDLDILFWSDLTIESEKLTLPHPRLFTRSFVVLPLSELPGFKLLQKKFPFTFTFDNTASPIS
- a CDS encoding electron transfer flavoprotein subunit alpha/FixB family protein codes for the protein MAKILVFTELHGSHVKGVTLEILGKLAGHTVDVAAIGAIPAEAIADLAKFGAANVHSLKGANLEKYTPEGYANALKGFIAGGSYDYVFAGATSLGKDLLPRVATMFDAGMASEVTNFIMEGDKFAGTRPLFAGKCFAKVELQGPKPHFVTVRPNALGMNANPTAGAASVKEDAVDAGAIRAMIKDIVKGASEKLDLTEANIIVSGGRAMKDAANFKILEEMANVIGATVGASRAAVDSGFAPHAMQVGQTGKTVAPSLYIACGISGAIQHLAGMRTSKVIVAINTDPDAPIFTKADYGIVGDLFTIVPIMTQEFKNLLGK
- a CDS encoding electron transfer flavoprotein subunit beta/FixA family protein, translated to MNIFVCVKQVPDTETKIVPSGDGSFIETSSIKWIMNPYDEFAVEQALLVQAANAGSTVTVVRVGSVKDTEALRTAMAMGADDAFLVEAADNLDSYMIAKALKGAIEKSGKTPDLILSGKQAIDDDCLQVPQILATMLNLPSVSVVVGYEGSATDITVKREVEGGALEVYGVKLPAMIACNKGINTPRYASLPGIMKAKKKPLTTLSLADVGVSDADKRVKYSNFQLPPEKPPGKKFDATDAAKQAQVVKDVVGLLRTEAKVI